The window GGACGCGGCCCGTGCGCTGCTCGACGGACGGGGATCCGCCGGTCTGCTGACCGAGCGCACCGGAATTCCGGCGCGCGGGAACTGCGCCGTCCTGTCGGTACGCCCCGGAGCCTCCTGCAAGGCGGAGGAAACCGTAAGGCTGTGTGCCCTGATGGCGGTGTACTGCGGCGCGAACGACCTCACGCCGGTCGCGGTGCCGGTGAGCCAGGGGGCCCTGGTCGTGGTGGGCGCGCTGCACCAGGACATGCAGCGGGCCGTCGAACAGGTCGCACGTCTGGGGAAGTCACTGGTCCGGCAGGTGGCCGACGCGTTCGGGCCGGAAGCGAGAATCGGTCTGGGCACGGTGGTCGGGACCCTGGCGGACCTGCCCGAGTCCCGCCGGACGGCGGACCTGGCACTGAGAGCCCTGCTCTCGACGGGAGAGCACCGCACCGTCGCCTTCGCGAGCGAGGTGGCCGAGACGATCGCCCTGAACCAGATGCTGGACACGCTGACGGGACCGTCCCTGGCACCGGAGACACCGGTGGCACGCCTGGTGGCGTTCGACGCCGCGCACGGCGGAGGCACCATGGTGCAGACCCTGCGGGCCTACCTCGACCACTTCGGTCACGTGCCGGACACCGCTCGGGCGCTGGGTGTGCACGCGAACAGCCTCCGCCACCGGATCAGCCGGCTCACCGAGGTGTCCGGGCTGGATCTCCGCAGTCCGGACGCCCGGCTCCTCGCCCAACTGCAACTGCGCCTTCTCGACCGCGGTGGCCGGGAGGCGTGAGCATTCGGGCGCCCCCACGAAGAAAGAGCCGCTTCTTCGTGCCCGAGCACCATGGCGGCTGTGGCACGTCCGCGGCTTCGCTCCCCGGTGAGAACCGCGCGGCGGAAAACCGGGACTCCCGACGAAGACACCCGCACCGCTCCGACGAGAGTCTGGTGGTCCGCCCCACGGCAGCCGTGGCGGCGAGAACTCGGCTCGGGGAGAGTGCACGATGAATGGTTCTGACAAGGCCGACCGGCGCGAGCGGATTCTGCGGGCAGCCGTAGAGCAGGGACTCCTGGAACCCGAGACGGCCGTACTGGCCGGGTTCGTCGACCTCGACGGCGTCAACGACACCGTCACGTCCCTGCGGAGCGCGTTCCCCGACTCCCTCCGGGTCCTGCACGCGTTCGCGGCCAAGGCGAACTGCCTGGTTCCCGTGCTCGAGGAAGTGCGCCTGAGCGGCATGGGCTGCGAGGTCGCCAGTGCCGGCGAACTCGCCCAGGCGCTGGAGGCGGGCTTCGAACCCGCACACATCGTGTTCGACTCCCCCGCCAAGACACGGGCAGAACTGGTCCGGGCACTGAGCCTGGGGGTCGCGGTGAACGCGGACAGCTTCCAGGAACTCTCGCGGCTGGACGAGATCCTGGCGACCCGTCGTTCCGACTCGCGCATCGGTGTGCGCATCAACCCCCAGATCGGCGCCGGCTCGATCACCGCCATGAGCACGGCCACGTCGACCTCGAAGTTCGGTATTCCGCTGGAGGACGAGGGCAACCGGCGACGACTGCTCCAGGCGTACCGGGACCGTCCCTGGCTCACCTGGGTGCACACACACGTCGGCTCGCAGGGCTGTCCCCTGGACCTGATCGCCCAAGGCATCGCGAAGGCGGTGGAGTTCGCCGAGGAGATCAACGCCCACCTCGGCCGCCGGCAGGTCACCGGCATCGACATCGGGGGAGGACTGCCGGTCAATTTCGACAGCGACGAGACGACGCCCGGCTTCGACACCTACGTGGATCACCTGCGCGAGCACGCGCCGGCCCTCTTCTCGGGCGAGTACGAGATCATCACCGAGTTCGGCCGTTCCGTGCTGGCCAAGAACGGGTTCACCGCCGCGTACGTCGAGTACACCAAGACCGTCGGCGGACGTCCCATCGCGATCACCCACGCCGGCGCACAGGTGGCCACCCGGACCGTGTTCGCCCCCGACGCATGGCCCCTGCGGATCGAGGCCCACGACCCCGGCGGCCGGGCCAAGCACGGCCGGCCCGTGCCACAGGACATCGCGGGCCCGTGCTGTTTCGCGGGTGACCTGCTGGCACGCAACCGTGCGCTGCCCCTCCTCGACGTCGGCGACCTCGTCGTCGTCCCGGACACCGGCGCCTACTACTTCTCGACGCCTTTCCACTACAACAGCCTGCCCGAACCCGCCGTGCACGGCGCCCGCGTCGACGCCGACGGCCGTGTCACCTTCCGGCAACTCCGCGCCGCACAGGCCGTCCACCCGGCCCCGGCCCTTGCCTGACGCTGATACGCGCTCTCCCGCGTGCCTCCACCGGAGAGCCGACCGCAGCCACTTGGGCCGGGCGTGCCACGAGCGAGCACGCCCGGCCGCCCGGAGAGAAGAAAAAACCCACAACGCCAGGAAAGGCAGGTGTAACCGCCATGAAAGTAAGGTCCGCCCGGGCAGGGTGTTCCACGGAGGAAGCGACACCCCCGGGCCGACGGGCCATCGGACGACGGCTGTCCGCCACCGTGGTGCGCTGCGGCCGAATGACGTGTGACGTCGCGCGATGGTTCTCACGTCGCCGGCGCGTCGCGGCCGACCAGTTCCTCCGCGGCGCGTGCTACGGGACGGGCACGGCCGTGGTCGGTCTGCTGGTGGTGTGGGCACAGACCCGCTGACGACAAAGGAGCCCCGGACCGACGGTCTGGGGCTCTCTTCGCTGGACCGGGCGACGAGAACCGAACCAGCGCTCTCAGCCCGGGCGCGATTGCCTCGGCCGGTCAGGCGGGCCCGTCCGGGCTCCGCGAGAAGGCCGTGTCGCCGGCCATCGCCACGATCGCGTCCCTGACGAGCAGCACGCGCGGCGGGTAACCCTGCGCTTTGTCCCCGGGGTCGTCCAGAGCGGAGGTGCGCCAGACCTCCGCCCCGGTGCGGCTGTCCAGTGCCAGCAGACGGCCGAAGCGGTTGGAGAAATAGACCCGCTTGTACGTCGCCGACACCGCGGGCGCGGACAGACTCTCCATGTCCGTGACCTTCTGCCAGAGTTGTCTGCCGCTGTCCGCCGACACCGCGGTGACCGACCCGTCGGACCGGACGAAGTAGACGACGCCGTCCGCGAGGGTGGCCGCGCCGGTCAGCGGATGTGCCAGCGGTATCCGTCTGACCTGCCCGGTTTCCGGGGCCACCCGCAGCAGCGCGTTGTACGGCCGTTCGTACCCGGCTTCGTACACGTCCTTCGCGGTCTGGGGGGCGAGGAACAGTGGTCGCCCGCCTACGGCGCCGAGCGCTTCCGCCTTCTTGGGCAGTGTGGCGCTTTCGGTCAGGCTGCCGGGTCCGAGCCTCATCAGGTCGACCGGGGCCTGGCCGGACTCGGTGCCCTCCGAGCACAGGGCGTAGGGGACGCCTCCCAGTGCCGTCGGAGTGCAGTACTCGTCCAGCGAAGGCGCCCGCCACAGTTCCTTGCCGGAAGGTCCGTAGGCCACGAACCACGAGGAGTCGGGAGACAGGGTCAGCAGTCCGCCGTCGTACAGGACCGCCTTTTCGGCCCGGTTGATGTCGCGTTGCCACCGCCGGTGCCCGGTACCGGCGTCGAGGGCCACCAACCGCCTGGTCTCGTCGTCCGGTTCCTCGTACATGTAGACCAGCCCGTCGCGAACGCCGATCGGCTGGGCCCCCTGAGGGCGGGTGCCGGTCCGCCACAGGGTGCGGCCGGAGGCCGCGTCGATTCTGGCCGCCGTGAATCCCGTACCGCCGCAGAACAGGTCGCTTCCCTCCGCCACACATCCGGGGCTGCCGTAGTCGAGAGGGACACCCGTCACGTCGTACCGCAGCTTCGTCCGCCACGGCCGCCAGCCGTCGGGCAGTGACGCGGCACGGGCGGTGGCGGTGGCGTCGGAGGCGGTGGTGGTCGTGTCCGGAGCGGACACGAAGACACCCATCCCGATCCACAGCCCCGTGACGGCCAGCGCCGCGCCGAGGCCGGTGAGCAGCATCCGTGCTCGTCGGCGCTTGCCGCTGCCGGTGCCGGTCGCGGCACCCGCGGAACTGGTGGCGGCCTTCCGAGAAGTGGGGCGACGCCGGGGTTTCGTGGACTGCCCGGTCTCAGGGGACCCGGTGGCGTCGGATTCCGGCAGCGCCTGGAGCATGCGGTGTATGTCCGTCAGTTCCGGCCGTGCGGCCGGGTCCTTGTCCAGGCAGCGCTCGACAATGTCCAGGAGCGCTTCGGGCACCCCGCCGAGGTCCGGCGTCCCGTACACCACCTGATAGCCGGTTATGTACGGGCTGTCGGCGTCGAACGGTCCCGTGCCGACGGCCGCGAACACCAGCAGTGATCCCAGCGAGAACACGTCCGAGGCCGGGGTGACGTCTCGGGCGGAGGCCACTTGTTCCGGCGACATGAAGGGCGGAGTGCCGATCATCCGCCCGGTCGCGGTGAGGTTCTGGTTGTCGGAAGCACGCGATATGCCGAAGTCGATGACGCGCGGCCCGTCCTCGGTCATCAGGACGTTGCCCGGTTTGAGGTCCCGGTGCACCAGGCCCACCCGGTGGATGTCGCGCAGTGCCTCGGTGAGCCCCAGCCCCAGCGCGCGCAGCTCCCGCCGGCTCAGCGGGCCGCCCTTCTCCACGACTTCGGCGAGGCTGAGTCCCGGCACGTAGAGCGTCGCCATCCACGGCCGGTCGGCGTCCGGGTCGGCATCCACGACAGGCGCGGTGAAGGCACCGCTCACTCTGCGCGCTGCCGAGATCTCCTGCCGGAAGCGCGTCCGGAACTCCTCCTCCTGGGCATACGGCCCGTGCACGAGCTTGACCGCGACCTGCCGTCCCGAGGCGGAGACTCCGAGATAGACGACTCCCATGCCGCCCGCCCCGAGCCGGCGGAGAAGGGTGTACCCGCCTATGGAATCCGGGTCCCCGCTGCTCAGGGGCGTCATCGCCGATCATCCTTCCCAGCGCCTGCCTGCCTCACGGAGATCAGACTAGGGCCTGCCCCTCCGGGAACGGAGCCGCGCCGGGGGCTCAACTCCCTGCTGCCCCACGAGCGTCCTGAGTCAGGCACGATCGCAACTGTTCCTCAAGGGACGGGACGGATGCGGCCTCGCATGACATGACAACCACTAGCCTGCTGAGTTCGATGCCCTCGGGCCGCTTTATGTAGGACCATCGCTGTCCTGCCCGCAGAAGCGTCTTGAAGAGCAACCGCCGCCCGGAGGCATCGCCTGGCAGTGCCTCATCCGCGGCCTTGACGATCAGCACGCAGTGGTCCGCAGACAACCACTTCAGATCGCCCAGACAGTCTGACAGGGCATCCCAGTTCCACCCGAAGTGATCAGGCAGCCTCAACCCGTTGTAGAACTGCTGGAAGACAGCGTCCGTGTCGCGCATCTCCCGGCCGTCGAGACGCGCTACGTACGTCCTGCCGGTCACGGGAAGCAGTAGATCGACAGGCAGTGCGTGCGCCTTGCTCCGGAACTACCTGCAACCAGGGCCCCGTGTGCACCGCCACGCTTCCTCCTGTGATCCAGACCGTGTACCGCTGCGAAATCAGTTCTTCTGGCAGTGGTGCAGCCAACCTCTCACGCGGGCGTCTTTCCTGGCTCGCCTGCGTGACCCGCCATGCTGCCGTCAGCCTCTGCCAGCGCCTGTCAACGTTGGTCGGCCTCGGACGGCCCAGGGACGGCCCGGCTGCGGGTATTACCGGCCACCGTTTCGTGGCATCACTCGTACACCACTGCTGTGCTCAGGGCCCGTGCGAAGAATGTCCAGTCCCCGGACGGCGGCATCTCCTGGTCAAAGTTCCGGTACCAATTTGGAGAGGAGCTGATCCACGCCGCGAGCGCTTCGAGGTACCGCTCAAGCGTCGGGTTCTCCCACTCGGCGCCGGTATCCCACGCTCACCAGCCCACCACTCTCCCAGGATGGGAGCTCCCCGCGCACGCCACCTACGGACCCGCAGTCGGGAACGGCGCCCTATCCACACGTGGGCGCGCGTCGGTGCAGCGCGCGCGGAGCGCGCCCGGCGGAGCGGAGCGCAGCCGGGGCTTGAACCCGTGAAGAAGGTTGTAACTCAGTCGTCGGCAGGGATGCGCCACAAGGGCGCCGCGTACTGATCTGGGCGGCTGTTGATGAGGAGTTGGCGCAGCTCGCCGCGGTGAGAGCCGCTGAGGTTCAGGGCCTCGGTGATGTGGCGGAAGGTCGTGTGGGTGACTCCGCGGCCGTGTGCCTCACGTTGGAACTGGGCGAGTCGGGGCAGTACGTCGTCGGAGTCGAGCCTCGTCGGTGGCTGCTCGGTGAGCCATGTCGCCTTGTTGCGTTCGTAGTCGATTTCAGAGAAGCCGCAGATCTCGCGGCTGTATGCCTCGGCTTCGTCCAGGGTGGCCGTCGTCATGATGGCGCGGGCCAGGGTGTTGCGGCTGATGGCTTCATCCAAGTCGACTTCGTGGACCGTGGGCCCCTCCTCGGTGAGGGGTACGGCGAAGCCGGCGTCCCGGATTTCGCAGAGGCCGCGGGCTCCTCGGGCTGTCGCCGCGAGCATCGCTGTCGCCTCTGAGGGGTGCCACTCCAGGACGCTGCCGACCGACTCCACGTCCTGCGCCGTGAAGCTGTGGACGAGGGGGCCGAAGAGGGGGCGCAAGTCGTCGGGCGAGACTTCACCGTCCAGTCCCGGGCCTACGACCAGCAAGCGGATCGGGGCGTTGACCTGACAGCACGCGGCGAGGGTGAGGGCGTCGGCGAGCGGGCTCTTGAGCGTGGGCTCGTCGCCCTCGGCGAGGATGTCGCCGCCCACGTCCAGCAGATCGATCGACACGGGGGCCAAGTGGTCGATCAGCTCTTCGAGCTGGCGTGTGACGCCCTCGGCGCCGTGGTGCGGGTCGAGCAGGGCGAAGGTGTGGGGGAGCCCTGCCGCGAGTCGGGGGAGAGTGGAGCCCGCCGGGGCGATCGGCTCGGCCGTGGCCGGCACCGACCAGACGCAGCGGGTGACCGGTTCCAGACCCGTGAAGTTGTCCGCCCCTCGCGGGCCCGGGATCGGGTCGACCAGCAGGCGGTCCCAGGCGTACGTGAGGATCACCGCCTGGTCCTCGTCGCCGTACAGGGCGGCGTGAAGCATTGCGGCGGCGACTGCGTCGCCACCTCCTCCTGCTGCGACGATCAACCGCGTCATGTGCTCAACATTACGGGCTGGAGGCCTGGCGACCAGCCCTGATCTACCAACGCTCCGACGAGGAGCGTCAGCAAGCGAATCCGGCACGCAGCGACTGATCACCGCACACAACAACAAGGCCCAGGTCGCTGACCTGGGCCTGAATCATGGAGCGGGTGACGAGAATCGAACTCGCGCTCTCAGCTTGGGAAGCTGATGTTCTACCATTAAACTACACCCGCGTAAGACGCCGACCAAAGTTCGGGTCCGGCGCTCACTGTACCCCATCCCTGGCCCTCGGTGCTCGAACCGTGGGGCCGGTGTGCGTTTCAAAAGGGGGAGCGGCGCTGCGGGGGAACGGAGTTGGGGCGTACGGTGGGGGTGCGCGGCTGGGGTCCTGTGGGCCGGAGTGCCGTCTGGTGGCACGTCTCCTTGATCCCGTACTGTGGCTTTTGTCGTCAGGCGGCGAGAGGCCAGACGCGGTTCTGGGGAAGGGACTTAAGGGACTTGATGGAGCGCACC of the Streptomyces sp. NBC_01788 genome contains:
- a CDS encoding diaminopimelate decarboxylase — encoded protein: MNGSDKADRRERILRAAVEQGLLEPETAVLAGFVDLDGVNDTVTSLRSAFPDSLRVLHAFAAKANCLVPVLEEVRLSGMGCEVASAGELAQALEAGFEPAHIVFDSPAKTRAELVRALSLGVAVNADSFQELSRLDEILATRRSDSRIGVRINPQIGAGSITAMSTATSTSKFGIPLEDEGNRRRLLQAYRDRPWLTWVHTHVGSQGCPLDLIAQGIAKAVEFAEEINAHLGRRQVTGIDIGGGLPVNFDSDETTPGFDTYVDHLREHAPALFSGEYEIITEFGRSVLAKNGFTAAYVEYTKTVGGRPIAITHAGAQVATRTVFAPDAWPLRIEAHDPGGRAKHGRPVPQDIAGPCCFAGDLLARNRALPLLDVGDLVVVPDTGAYYFSTPFHYNSLPEPAVHGARVDADGRVTFRQLRAAQAVHPAPALA
- a CDS encoding DUF1152 domain-containing protein; translated protein: MLHAALYGDEDQAVILTYAWDRLLVDPIPGPRGADNFTGLEPVTRCVWSVPATAEPIAPAGSTLPRLAAGLPHTFALLDPHHGAEGVTRQLEELIDHLAPVSIDLLDVGGDILAEGDEPTLKSPLADALTLAACCQVNAPIRLLVVGPGLDGEVSPDDLRPLFGPLVHSFTAQDVESVGSVLEWHPSEATAMLAATARGARGLCEIRDAGFAVPLTEEGPTVHEVDLDEAISRNTLARAIMTTATLDEAEAYSREICGFSEIDYERNKATWLTEQPPTRLDSDDVLPRLAQFQREAHGRGVTHTTFRHITEALNLSGSHRGELRQLLINSRPDQYAAPLWRIPADD
- a CDS encoding barstar family protein, producing the protein MTGRTYVARLDGREMRDTDAVFQQFYNGLRLPDHFGWNWDALSDCLGDLKWLSADHCVLIVKAADEALPGDASGRRLLFKTLLRAGQRWSYIKRPEGIELSRLVVVMSCEAASVPSLEEQLRSCLTQDARGAAGS
- a CDS encoding protein kinase domain-containing protein, whose product is MTPLSSGDPDSIGGYTLLRRLGAGGMGVVYLGVSASGRQVAVKLVHGPYAQEEEFRTRFRQEISAARRVSGAFTAPVVDADPDADRPWMATLYVPGLSLAEVVEKGGPLSRRELRALGLGLTEALRDIHRVGLVHRDLKPGNVLMTEDGPRVIDFGISRASDNQNLTATGRMIGTPPFMSPEQVASARDVTPASDVFSLGSLLVFAAVGTGPFDADSPYITGYQVVYGTPDLGGVPEALLDIVERCLDKDPAARPELTDIHRMLQALPESDATGSPETGQSTKPRRRPTSRKAATSSAGAATGTGSGKRRRARMLLTGLGAALAVTGLWIGMGVFVSAPDTTTTASDATATARAASLPDGWRPWRTKLRYDVTGVPLDYGSPGCVAEGSDLFCGGTGFTAARIDAASGRTLWRTGTRPQGAQPIGVRDGLVYMYEEPDDETRRLVALDAGTGHRRWQRDINRAEKAVLYDGGLLTLSPDSSWFVAYGPSGKELWRAPSLDEYCTPTALGGVPYALCSEGTESGQAPVDLMRLGPGSLTESATLPKKAEALGAVGGRPLFLAPQTAKDVYEAGYERPYNALLRVAPETGQVRRIPLAHPLTGAATLADGVVYFVRSDGSVTAVSADSGRQLWQKVTDMESLSAPAVSATYKRVYFSNRFGRLLALDSRTGAEVWRTSALDDPGDKAQGYPPRVLLVRDAIVAMAGDTAFSRSPDGPA